In a genomic window of Larus michahellis chromosome 3, bLarMic1.1, whole genome shotgun sequence:
- the ZC3H12D gene encoding putative ribonuclease ZC3H12D isoform X1: MPARMALASSLSSKPVPPRSRKVSTTGVEAHQSKLDFFCKLGYGKQDICKVLENLGQEALEDDVLKELIRMGSKPQALQNQAQPSPLKLVARGSCSTSPGSKWLGEDDSDSSDHLRPIVIDGSNVAMSHGNKEVFSCWGIQLAVDWFRERGHTYIKVFVPLWRKEPPRQDSPIADQHILEELEKQSILVYTPSRKVKGKRVVCYDDRYIVKVAYEKDGVIVSNDHYRDLQNENPEWKWFIEQRLLMYSFVSNRFMPPDDPLGRHGPTLSNFLSKKPVLPEPKWQPCPYGKKCTYGNKCKFYHPERPQQAQLSVADELRAKIGVPLSLGKEEEKRNCPPYRTGGDPTPPDACTETLPEASGCAGASCYPGWSQGSCPGQPPGTWAGGPGSDLGLDQRLLQTELPRDQVLLEKMSGLSIGDSTYSYNRFIHTSQDREVTDSPHRCGDLRHNPYPLHQPHSLDHSCPPGGSFQQRVLPPVRGGMCPDLSWPQESHGMPGMGQRSHYVPGGAQHKQALETQHRVLPPSAALHPHPDPLHLYSEKRPQQQHCFPSRPPGQPFLLDSSNGLGFFQKALAYPDASYSDYWPTPAARPPSAQQANVHRELCSLFPYGEVNRIMALYPDIKDVASLTLLIQRHRNL, encoded by the exons ATGCCTGCTAGGATGGCACTGGCCAGTTCACTTTCTAGCAAGCCAGTGCCACCACGCTCCAGAAAAGTTTCTACGACAGGGGTGGAAGCGCATCAGAGCAAGCTGGATTTTTTCTGCAAGCTGGGCTATGGTAAGCAGGACATCTGCAAAGTGCTGGAGAACCTGGGCCAAGAGGCCCTGGAGGATGATGTGCTGAAAGAGCTGATTCGGATGGGGAGCAAACCTCAAGCCCTGCAGAACCAGGCTCAACCTTCCCCGCTAAAACTTGTTGCCCGTGGATCGTGTAGCACTTCACCGGGGTCGAAGTGGCTTGGAGAAGATGACAGTGACTCTTCCGATCACTTGAGACCCATTGTGATCGATGGCAGCAATGTGGCAATGAG tcatgGAAACAAAGAGGTATTCTCCTGCTGGGGGATCCAGCTGGCAGTGGATTGGTTTCGTGAAAGGGGGCACACGTACATCAAGGTTTTTGTCCCACTCTGGAGAAAGGAGCCCCCTCGACAAGACAGTCCGATTGCAG ATCAGCACATTCTTGAAGAGCTTGAAAAGCAATCGATCCTTGTGTACACCCCATCCCGGAAGGTGAAAGGCAAGAGGGTGGTTTGCTACGATGATCGCTATATAGTGAAAGTTGCTTATGAGAAAGACGGAGTCATTGTTTCCAATGACCATTACCGGGATCTACAGAATGAAAACCCCGAGTGGAAATGGTTTATTGAGCAGCGACTACTCATGTACTCTTTTGTCAGTAACAG GTTTATGCCTCCCGACGATCCGTTAGGCCGGCATGGACCCACTCTGAGTAACTTCCTCAGCAAAAAGCCAGTGCTTCCAGAACCAAAATGGCAGCCTTGTCCCTATG gtaAAAAATGCACCTATGgcaataaatgcaaattttacCACCCAGAGAGACCACAGCAAGCTCAGCTCTCAGTTGCCGATGAGCTCAGGGCTAAAATAGGGGTCCCATTAAGcctggggaaagaggaggagaagcgTAACTGCCCGCCGTACAGGACGGGAGGAGATCCCACACCGCCTGACGCCTGCACAGAGACGCTGCCAGAAGCCAGCGGCTGCGCAGGGGCTTCCTGCTACCCAGGGTGGTCACAGGGAAGCTGTCCTGGGCAGCCCCCTGGCACCtgggctggtggccctggctcTGACCTGGGGCTGGACCAGCGGTTGCTACAGACAGAGCTGCCACGAGACCAGGTGCTCCTGGAGAAGATGTCAGGGCTATCCATCGGTGACAGCACCTACAGCTACAACCGGTTCATACATACCTCTCAGGACAGAGAGGTGACGGACAGCCCTCATCGCTGCGGTGACCTCAGGCACAACCCGTACCCACTTCATCAACCCCATAGCTTGGACCACTCCTGCCCACCGGGAGGCTCTTTCCAGCAAAGGGTGCTCCCGCCTGTGCGGGGCGGGATGTGCCCAGACCTCAGCTGGCCCCAGGAGTCCCACGGCATGCCTGGCATGGGACAGAGGAGCCACTACGTCCCTGGTGGTGCTCAGCACAAACAGGCCCTGGAGACTCAGCACCGTGTTTTGCCACCGTCCGCAGCTCTTCACCCTCACCCTGACCCACTTCACTTGTACAGCGAGAAACggccgcagcagcagcactgcttccCCAGCCGGCCCCCAGGGCAGCCCTTTCTGTTAGACTCCAGCAACGGGCTGGGCTTCTTCCAGAAAGCCCTTGCTTACCCTGATGCCTCCTACAGTGACTACTGGCCCACCCCAGCTGCGAGGCCACCCTCTGCCCAGCAAGCAAATGTACACAGGGAGCTGTGCTCCCTCTTCCCTTATGGCGAGGTGAACCGCATCATGGCTTTGTACCCCGATATCAAGGATGTTGCTAGCTTGACTTTACTGATTCAGAGACACAGAAACTTGTGA
- the ZC3H12D gene encoding putative ribonuclease ZC3H12D isoform X2, whose product MEATGLGSRQVIEMGDRIPLFLSIQTASDNKFLVPLEKAFGSVQPEHPASHGNKEVFSCWGIQLAVDWFRERGHTYIKVFVPLWRKEPPRQDSPIADQHILEELEKQSILVYTPSRKVKGKRVVCYDDRYIVKVAYEKDGVIVSNDHYRDLQNENPEWKWFIEQRLLMYSFVSNRFMPPDDPLGRHGPTLSNFLSKKPVLPEPKWQPCPYGKKCTYGNKCKFYHPERPQQAQLSVADELRAKIGVPLSLGKEEEKRNCPPYRTGGDPTPPDACTETLPEASGCAGASCYPGWSQGSCPGQPPGTWAGGPGSDLGLDQRLLQTELPRDQVLLEKMSGLSIGDSTYSYNRFIHTSQDREVTDSPHRCGDLRHNPYPLHQPHSLDHSCPPGGSFQQRVLPPVRGGMCPDLSWPQESHGMPGMGQRSHYVPGGAQHKQALETQHRVLPPSAALHPHPDPLHLYSEKRPQQQHCFPSRPPGQPFLLDSSNGLGFFQKALAYPDASYSDYWPTPAARPPSAQQANVHRELCSLFPYGEVNRIMALYPDIKDVASLTLLIQRHRNL is encoded by the exons ATGGAAGCAACAGGCTTGGGTAGCAGGCAGGTCATAGAAATGGGGGATAGGATACCTCTGTTTTTAAGTATCCAAACTGCTTCAGACAACAAGTTTCTGGTTCCGCTGGAGAAGGCGTTTGGATCTGTCCAACCAGAACACCCTGCCAG tcatgGAAACAAAGAGGTATTCTCCTGCTGGGGGATCCAGCTGGCAGTGGATTGGTTTCGTGAAAGGGGGCACACGTACATCAAGGTTTTTGTCCCACTCTGGAGAAAGGAGCCCCCTCGACAAGACAGTCCGATTGCAG ATCAGCACATTCTTGAAGAGCTTGAAAAGCAATCGATCCTTGTGTACACCCCATCCCGGAAGGTGAAAGGCAAGAGGGTGGTTTGCTACGATGATCGCTATATAGTGAAAGTTGCTTATGAGAAAGACGGAGTCATTGTTTCCAATGACCATTACCGGGATCTACAGAATGAAAACCCCGAGTGGAAATGGTTTATTGAGCAGCGACTACTCATGTACTCTTTTGTCAGTAACAG GTTTATGCCTCCCGACGATCCGTTAGGCCGGCATGGACCCACTCTGAGTAACTTCCTCAGCAAAAAGCCAGTGCTTCCAGAACCAAAATGGCAGCCTTGTCCCTATG gtaAAAAATGCACCTATGgcaataaatgcaaattttacCACCCAGAGAGACCACAGCAAGCTCAGCTCTCAGTTGCCGATGAGCTCAGGGCTAAAATAGGGGTCCCATTAAGcctggggaaagaggaggagaagcgTAACTGCCCGCCGTACAGGACGGGAGGAGATCCCACACCGCCTGACGCCTGCACAGAGACGCTGCCAGAAGCCAGCGGCTGCGCAGGGGCTTCCTGCTACCCAGGGTGGTCACAGGGAAGCTGTCCTGGGCAGCCCCCTGGCACCtgggctggtggccctggctcTGACCTGGGGCTGGACCAGCGGTTGCTACAGACAGAGCTGCCACGAGACCAGGTGCTCCTGGAGAAGATGTCAGGGCTATCCATCGGTGACAGCACCTACAGCTACAACCGGTTCATACATACCTCTCAGGACAGAGAGGTGACGGACAGCCCTCATCGCTGCGGTGACCTCAGGCACAACCCGTACCCACTTCATCAACCCCATAGCTTGGACCACTCCTGCCCACCGGGAGGCTCTTTCCAGCAAAGGGTGCTCCCGCCTGTGCGGGGCGGGATGTGCCCAGACCTCAGCTGGCCCCAGGAGTCCCACGGCATGCCTGGCATGGGACAGAGGAGCCACTACGTCCCTGGTGGTGCTCAGCACAAACAGGCCCTGGAGACTCAGCACCGTGTTTTGCCACCGTCCGCAGCTCTTCACCCTCACCCTGACCCACTTCACTTGTACAGCGAGAAACggccgcagcagcagcactgcttccCCAGCCGGCCCCCAGGGCAGCCCTTTCTGTTAGACTCCAGCAACGGGCTGGGCTTCTTCCAGAAAGCCCTTGCTTACCCTGATGCCTCCTACAGTGACTACTGGCCCACCCCAGCTGCGAGGCCACCCTCTGCCCAGCAAGCAAATGTACACAGGGAGCTGTGCTCCCTCTTCCCTTATGGCGAGGTGAACCGCATCATGGCTTTGTACCCCGATATCAAGGATGTTGCTAGCTTGACTTTACTGATTCAGAGACACAGAAACTTGTGA